The proteins below are encoded in one region of Tachypleus tridentatus isolate NWPU-2018 chromosome 4, ASM421037v1, whole genome shotgun sequence:
- the LOC143248948 gene encoding nucleoside diphosphate kinase 6-like — MWRKFYKWTPVRSPTCINTYCKLFCRDKCKSDSMHSLELTLAILKPTVCKVPQDVLAIRRLILDNNFYFVKSECMNLSTKEAELFYREHREKFFYNRLVSFMCSGAIAVHILGRENAIQHWRHLLGPTKVFKAQYEAPSSIRAKFGISDTRNVAHGSDSSQTAEKEIRFFFPNFDIKKWYCEEEHYFHGNLVKFDHKNWVHLPYTSGKNKSVNST; from the coding sequence atgtgGAGAAAATTTTACAAATGGACGCCTGTACGTAGTCCTACTTGCATTAATACTTACTGTAAGTTGTTTTGTCGGGACAAGTGTAAATCTGATAGTATGCATTCTTTGGAGTTGACGCTTGCTATTTTGAAACCCACTGTGTGTAAAGTTCCACAAGATGTTCTGGCAATTAGACGTTTAATTCttgacaataatttttattttgttaaatctgAATGCATGAACCTGAGTACTAAAGAAGCTGAATTGTTTTATCGGGAACACAGAGAAAAGTTCTTCTATAATCGATTGGTGTCGTTTATGTGTAGCGGTGCTATTGCTGTTCATATACTAGGAAGAGAAAATGCCATTCAACATTGGAGGCATTTACTAGGTCCAACAAAAGTGTTCAAAGCACAGTATGAAGCCCCTTCTTCTATTCGTGCAAAATTTGGCATCTCCGACACAAGGAATGTAGCACATGGATCTGATTCGTCACAGACTGCAGAGAAGGAAATTAGGTTTTTCTTTCCTAATTTTGACATTAAGAAATGGTACTGTGAAGAAGAGCACTATTTTCATGGTAATCTAGTCAAGTTTGATCACAAGAACTGGGTGCACTTACCGTACACCAGTGGAAAAAACAAAAGCGTGAATAGTACATAG